In Uranotaenia lowii strain MFRU-FL chromosome 2, ASM2978415v1, whole genome shotgun sequence, one genomic interval encodes:
- the LOC129747693 gene encoding ribonucleases P/MRP protein subunit POP1 encodes MESATMQYDAAAGGTVKLPGEIDSLQFNNERLLEIKAMLRSLASTENQTKLMHQSLPLHMRRRAMSYNPKRLPRKFRYTHIAQYSKSGLPEKKKRPSRKYRRKASNLLKEYERRQKSNIWLETHIWHAKRFHMTSKWGYKIPLTATSKSYRASYRATSKHCLLQDLSYYGCIELTGDESILRQELQRICSDKVGLTMVAKAYMSGVRAGQVWLFQIDQYPLHCLGQIKFLWKPQTTTQEKRTVWLFAHPVFYNSLVNELKKLFALKNAHYKGESMEGAEIKAPSSIRIPTYENLDIEVRLRELKDTLNCFRLTGPLANSVLRAAIKHYIPLEPEQSKPKHWFADWRQCTSNHELHSKQALFYGQAMQLPSSSNFSPGCIISVTMEEPRLNRPKRRTKALPPLVLEPVTLPPLDPSVANSPLWEQSIRDSVTNNMVTTHVLNQKRNEQALVPGERCAFERSCQPVPIILIQNPGSQDSDFKRLGYGAGWDLIAPSGYGLALWQTFIMWGAKPAGLKEFDLLAIESGRDISRIPDTILGKFSADDEHTNSWKKYFSRPNNRRINYTKLSIASPFRCPWSKLISEWNDCSEDDASSFFVLRDQEILNKIHLCLNRKFNVQSLQLPKNCLIPIFLTMKARGSLDSNSIICLPDRKDFRQNKTQNQLGDSTPVYTEPLRKDPRSKERHRLRQMHLRFLKTLRNRRVRAKKIQQRAHPGKLIRISRPQNDKLISEQLTKMQELWLPAEPETVRNQCSRECFGYITQSSFSLSEANVAALGYITGRGLRKLFKICIKGTFKVLVRSTKSRSYRFANFKVRLE; translated from the exons ATGGAGTCTGCCACAATGCAGTACGATGCTGCGGCCGGAGGAACAGTTAAACTGCCGGGGGAGATCGATTCATTGCAGTTCAACAACGAGCGGTTGTTGGAGATCAAAGCAATGCTCCGGAGTTTAGCCAGCACAGAAAATCAAACTAAGCTTATGCATCAATCCCTACCGCTGCATATGCGAAGACGGGCTATGAGCTATAACCCGAAGCGGTTACCCAGGAAATTCCGTTACACCCATATAGCCCAGTACAGTAAGAGTGGCTTGCCAGAGAAGAAAAAACGACCTTCCCGGAAATATCGCCGTAAAGCAAGCAATCTACTGAAAGAATACGAAAGGCGCCAGAAAAGCAACATTTGGCTGGAAACACATATCTGGCATGCCAAACGGTTCCACATGACCTCCAAGTGGGGCTACAAAATTCCTTTGACGGCCACGAGCAAAAGTTATAGAGCTTCTTATAGAGCAACGTCGAAGCACTGTCTGCTACAGGACTTGTCCTATTACGGTTGCATTGAATTGACAGGGGACGAGTCCATTTTGCGACAGGAACTGCAGCGTATTTGTTCTGATAAAGTTGGCCTAACTATGGTTGCCAAAGCATATATGAGTGGAGTTAGAGCTGGTCAAGTGTGGCTCTTTCAAATAGACCAATATCCACTACATTGTCTAggtcaaatcaaatttttatggaaacctcaaactacaactcaagaGAAACGTACAGTCTGGTTGTTTGCCCATCCAGTTTTCTATAATAGTTTAGTTAATGAATTGAAGAAACTATTTGCATTAAAAAACGCCCATTATAAAGGAGAATCTATGGAAGGAGCTGAAATCAAAGCCCCAAGTTCTATAAGAATACCTACGTACGAAAATCTTGACATCGAAGTGCGTCTGCGAGAGCTTAAGGATACGTTGAATTGTTTCCGACTGACGGGACCCCTGGCAAATTCAGTGTTAAGAGCAGCAATCAAACATTACATTCCTTTGGAGCCGGAGCAAAGCAAACCGAAACATTGGTTCGCGGACTGGAGACAATGCACTTCAAACCATGAGCTTCACTCTAAACAGGCATTATTCTACGGACAGGCAATGCAACTACCTTCCTCATCCAATTTCAGTCCGG GTTGCATAATAAGTGTTACAATGGAAGAACCTCGACTAAACCGACCTAAAAGGCGTACCAAGGCTTTGCCGCCATTGGTTCTGGAACCCGTAACACTGCCGCCATTGGACCCGTCTGTTGCTAACTCGCCCCTCTGGGAACAATCGATCCGTGATAGCGTCACAAATAACATGGTTACCACCCATGTACTCAATCAAAAGCGGAACGAACAAGCCTTGGTCCCGGGAGAAAGATGTGCCTTTGAACGATCCTGTCAACCTGTACCCATAATTCTAATACAAAACCCCGGCTCACAAGATAGTGATTTCAAGCGCCTTGGTTATGGTGCCGGATGGGATTTGATAGCGCCGTCAGGTTACGGTCTTGCACTTTGGCAAACTTTTATTATGTGGGGAGCCAAACCTGCCGGTTTGAAAGAATTCGACCTGTTGGCCATTGAATCTGGCAGGGATATTTCCAGGATTCCAGATACCATTCTCGGAAAATTTTCAGCTGACGATGAACATACCAACAGttggaaaaagtatttttcccGGCCCAACAATCGGCGCATCAATTATACCAAACTTTCAATCGCTTCTCCTTTTCGCTGTCCATGGTCTAAACTAATCTCCGAGTGGAACGACTGTTCGGAAGATGATGCTTCATCTTTTTTCGTGCTACGTGATCAAGAAATCCTGAACAAAATTCATTTGTGCTTAAATCGAAAATTCAACGTTCAATCGTTACAATTACCGAAGAACTGCCTTATACCTATATTTCTTACAATGAAAGCGCGTGGCAGTCTTGATAGCAATTCAATAATTTGTCTCCCGGATCGAAAAGATTTCCgacaaaataaaacacaaaaccAGTTGGGAGATTCGACCCCTGTCTACACAGAGCCACTCAGAAAGGACCCTCGTTCTAAAGAACGACATCGATTGCGCCAAATGCATCTGCGATTTCTTAAAACGCTTCGCAACAGACGAGTGCGGGCGAAGAAAATCCAGCAACGGGCACATCCTGGAAAGCTAATACGCATAAGTAGACCTCAAAACGATAAACTTATAAGTGAACAATTGACGAAAATGCAAGAACTGTGGCTGCCGGCAGAACCGGAAACAGTTCGGAACCAGTGTAGCCGAGAGTGTTTTGGCTATATTACCCAGTCCAGTTTCAGTCTTTCGGAAGCTAACGTAGCCGCTCTCGGATACATAACAGGGCGAGGGCTACGAAagcttttcaaaatatgtatcaAGGGAACCTTCAAGGTTCTTGTTCGCAGTACGAAATCCAGGAGCTATCGATTCGCGAATTTCAAGGTAagattggaataa
- the LOC129742639 gene encoding uncharacterized protein LOC129742639, with protein MAEEFLDTHFGKHDPQPFEEPLPLSIGGLLDKVFWYRTLASKKKTSAPGEDNLSYELLTHLKPAVTEKIIELINDMWMRGTLDESLKIIKVIAIPKPGRDQSTVAVQDRLNMIKVLSGAKHGAHPESMIKIHKGLIRSTMDYGSSVYNNASKSNRNILAVVNNQSLRKVTGTTRSTPRNVLVALSGQEPVDLRNTYIASREICRHMSRNNLIARQLRTIELPDDVNKWNQFTYMERTYWMNRELFDSIQSIERSSNLLKVEVFPFLEGLTVSKQNSNPMRLKQLALFVMNGRYRGRCRVFTDASKDGSVCGIGVFVEQTRTRLSQKLAKETSITSAELLAIHKATEMIDQQCLEGAVIYTDSQASCLMLLNAQESKEAESILLKILQNCSRHRITIQWIPSHVSIGGNEVADALAKHSLQSGQVIENGYMLTDGFNALKKILAESTTDWYTRYSTEKGKIFHTIQPEFSTAPWFVGKNLNGKDVRLLNRLMAGHDFSKHWLAKMKINDDADCELCKVPETSNHIIFCCPRFATTRRKYDFYTKYTNLQELFKSKEISHYEEVAKFTKEIKIDL; from the exons ATGGCCGAGGAGTTTCTAGACACGCATTTTGGAAAACATGACCCGCAACCGTTCGAGGAACCATTACCTTTATCTATCGGTGGTTTGCTAGACAAAGTTTTCTGGTATCGAACTTTGGCTTCGAAAAAGAAAACATCCGCTCCCGGTGAAGACAACCTTTCGTACGAATTACTGACCCATCTCAAACCCGCGGTTACCGAAAAGATAATTGAATTGATCAACGACATGTGGATGAGAGGAACTCTGGACGAAAGTTTGAAGATAATTAAGGTGATCGCCATACCAAAACCTGGTCGAGACCAGAGCACCGTAGCAG TGCAAGATCGACTTAATATGATTAAGGTTCTAAGTGGGGCAAAACACGGTGCACACCCggaatcaatgataaaaatccatAAGGGACTCATTCGTAGCACAATGGATTACGGGAGCTCTGTGTACAATAACGCAAGCAAAAGTAACCGCAATATTCTTGCTGTCGTCAACAACCAATCCTTGAGAAAAGTCACGGGAACTACTAGAAGCACACCTAGGAACGTACTGGTCGCTCTTAGTGGTCAAGAGCCGGTAGATCTTAGGAACACATATATCGCTTCGAGAGAAATCTGTAGGCATATGTCAAGAAATAATCTGATCGCGCGTCAATTAAGAACAATCGAATTACCAGACGATGTGAACAAATGGAATCAGTTCACCTACATGGAAAGAACTTATTGGATGAACAGAGAACTATTCGATAGCATTCAATCCATCGAGCGTTCTAGCAACCTGTTAAAAGTCGAAGTATTTCCATTTTTAGAAGGGCTAACGGTATCGAAACAAAACTCAAATCCAATGAGGCTGAAGCAACTGGCACTCTTCGTTATGAACGGCAGATATCGAGGTCGTTGCCGTGTTTTTACAGATGCCTCTAAGGATGGGTCGGTTTGTGGTATAGGAGTTTTTGTAGAACAAACAAGAACGAGATTATCACAAAAGCTTGCTAAAGAAACCAGCATCACCTCTGCGGAACTATTAGCTATCCACAAAGCCACAGAAATGATCGACCAGCAGTGTCTCGAGGGAGCCGTGATCTACACGGACTCGCAAGCGTCGTGCCTGATGTTACTTAACGCACAGGAATCCAAGGAAGCCGAAagtattttgctgaaaattctaCAAAACTGTTCACGACATCGGATCACCATCCAATGGATACCAAGCCATGTCTCTATTGGTGGCAACGAAGTGGCAGATGCACTGGCAAAACACAGTCTCCAGTCAGGACAGGTGATCGAAAACGGGTACATGCTTACGGATGGTTTCAACGCTCTGAAGAAAATACTGGCTGAAAGCACAACAGATTGGTACACACGTTACTCtactgaaaaaggaaaaattttccaTACGATACAACCGGAATTTTCCACCGCACCATGGTTTGTGGGAAAGAACCTAAACGGAAAAGATGTAAGGCTACTAAATCGCTTGATGGCCGGCCACGACTTTTCCAAGCACTGGCTggcgaaaatgaaaataaacgaCGATGCTGACTGCGAACTTTGCAAAGTACCTGAAACTTCAAATCACATCATTTTCTGCTGCCCACGTTTCGCCACGACAAGGAGGAAGTACGATTTCTATACCAAGTACACGAATCTGCAGGAGCTATTCAAATCTAAAGAAATATCCCATTACGAAGAAGTAGCTAAATTCAccaaagaaatcaaaattgatttgtaA